The following nucleotide sequence is from Salvia miltiorrhiza cultivar Shanhuang (shh) chromosome 7, IMPLAD_Smil_shh, whole genome shotgun sequence.
acataatagatttcggcttaatgacctctccGTCATCGCGTATTCTTTTTTCCACATAAGCTGCAACCACATTCGAATGTGCCTTTATTCGTTTCAAAATGCCCAACTCCCCTTCGCAAGAGTGCTCTTTAAACTTATGCACTCCCCACATCCCTCCGCCGTGACAAGATGCACGCACATCGAACTTGCACTTATCAGAGTGCTTGCACTTGTAATAGAGGCGTCCCTGATCTGAGCGTACAACTTTTGCCTCAGCCCCTTGCTTCATATTCCAGAAGCCAACAGCAAGGACCAATTCTTCTTTACTGttgtaaaaagagttcttccccaaatcagcaactctggacagctcactctcgcgagcaacgagcgaagtcgtggcgtccactggaatcaacggaactatccaattagatagatcaccggtcgagtccgtcggatttccgtgacgggttctactttgtcggatccaacctgctcgctcggtcgccgtgaactctatcagatcatcgtctaataaatcctcagaggcggcagaatctgtgcccgactcgttcgttggatcgtattcttcgtcttcttcatcagaatcgtcatcaggttcttcggcttcgtcttcaggttgtacggcttcttcatcagaatcgtcatccgtccgcacctggttgaatctcccgcacatttcattcagattccatgcggattcgtccaacggttgcccatcccatgaaaagtactgtgttggaggcgcgctctcgcgagcatgatacgacgtctcatactgactagattgtgcttcatcatctccgtatcccgaagcctggccaaaatcaaaagtagggatgtacgcttcttcgaccgggtcgttgttgtgctcaacgtacaccatgggatattcGGCAGTTTCCAACAAGCCTTGCACATCATCGTCGTCACTTATTATGCATTTCGTCTCCCTTCCAAatcgattggtcgccaaataatacaattgatagTTCGGGCTCAACGAATGCGTTGTCAGCACATTGTTGATGCTGTATATCAGGCTCGCAACTGTTTCATTTAAGAGGGGAAGGACCTCCGTAGCCCCGCCAACATAGTGTATACCATCGACgactccgttgtatctcacatatatgtatctcacgaattccatctataaaaccacataaaataCAGTATTAAAATACGTTTAGAAAGTTCAAAACATCACAATAAGCTCGAAAAAtgaagtatccgccagtaaatcaTTATCCGACACCAGTAGCCGCTGACCTTGTAGGGTCGGCGGCTATTATCGTTTTCTAATGAtattctggcggatactttattttttgggttcaaaacattcaattatattagaaaAAAGTTTAATATTTCCCTAAAATGCTTTTAAATTTcagataataaagaaattcattaaaataacgtaaaacatgctctcaacgttaaaaacaacgtacgattaaacatgcaaactataatttatacaaacaatacaggagaatcaccttttcgggctgaaattcaacacaaattgcctcctctcgcacaaaaccactcaaatctttagGGTATGCCTGAATTTATGAAATTCAAGGtgagtatttcaatttgtgttttggtcattcacaaatgcagccttataaggactaaacttgattccttacaaaaagttcacgtgaagtgcagtgttcattcaatacggcttcaatctattattgcatgtcacctcacgcatgcataaaattagcattaatgccccactacaaccaaattttttgcagagtcaccttctcagtatgtacttttaattttttactaaaaaattaaaagtaaaaaatcgcaacaaatacaaaaggggaatgcgtatgttatatttaaacattcataacaagctgaaaaattaaaaattatacataatttgacataaaatattattttctgcCTAACAGAccaagtatccgccagaaaaTCGTACAAAAAGCCCAGTAGCCgccatatattttttgttagcggctactgataaatcaaataatttaatggcggatactttactttttggctatataatattatttcattaccgaatatatgaatttccaaataattggtatataatttcttattattttatgtgcaagtctattattttttgtgtagtcaaatcatgcataaagtgagtgttattacccccactataatccaaattttggcagattcactatctctcatatttcccatccatgtgtacttcttgtactgtacatatttcactatctctcatatttccccttgtaaaattaaataaaaatctaaaaataacggtGCATATGTAACACTAAAAAATCacgaaggataaaaattcacaatcatgcTAATTATGAACaaagtattttttttgaagcgaataacacaagtatccgccagtaattagtaGCCGTTGAATAGTAGCCGCCGGTCACAAACTTCAGCGGCTACTTCGGCCggctacgaattactggcggatacatAGTTTaatggtttcaaaaaaaaaatcttaagaaTTGACATATTCGTGATTTTTTTTGCCTTCGTATTAATGTTTGTAACACACAAACGTcccctaatttattcaaaatttgcaaatctatttaatcttataatgcatgaaagtgacgttttctcacattttgtaccaattttaactgttttcttacacaactcttacacaatttccatcatcatcaacttttacacaaaaaaccaagcaacccatcaccatcaaacttgcttttcggtctttgactttgaaagtgggtagttttgcaaGACATATTATTGAagtgggtagattcccctattaacacTCATAAAAACGCCATCTTTACAAATCCATGTAAGCTCCAACTCAACACTCCGTATGcggaaaaaaattggggggacgaaattacaaaaattaaaaagatggtGATTTTTTTCGCCACACTTTAGtgttataattttgaaataattcatgGTTTTATTTCactataaataattattttttacattCATGCCACACTCAActaacattttttaaatttgcgtaaggaaaataaaataactgcAATCTTCTAAATATAAGTAACATTTTTCATATCATGTATCGGTCGTATGTGGCATGAGTAGCAAGTCTCCTTTGAAGACTTCGTTTTGGCAGTGatgtataatagaataataacaaaataatagaGTTCAATTTCTGTTGCTGGAagtcaataaaataaaattagtaaaagaaaaaaaaagtacttGCATTTTTCATCAATATCAAAGGATGTGAAGAAGCAACACAAAATTATGTTCAAACTTCCTGTACAAAagagagaattaaaaaataaataaaaaaattgaagttcTGATAGTGGATGGAAAcatccaatatatatatatgttacatAAATAAAGTAATAACAAATCACATAATTATAAGAAATTTCGGTTATGGTTAAATCTAAATTACTAacttatcatttttattaaaatcgcATGCaataaaattgagaaaatatcCGGCGTATGATCGAATAACTATTGAAGTtcattttcacttttcaccatatttattcattttcacataatctattttttatttatatatttttatgcaGCAATTAAGCTGATATTTCCTGCTAGATACAAAGTGGAGACACCCTTATAAATATGTATAGCATATTGCACAAATTCTTTAAATAAGTGAGAAGACAATCATACTCTTGTCTCAATAATAATGTCCTACTTTCTTTTTTGAGACGTTTTAATAGTAATATTCGATTTCCTTTTTGACAATTTATTATCtttttatacttaatatttaaataattttcaccaatctATTTTATCTAACTACTTTTTATACATTTATTAATCACCGTGCCCCAAAAAGCTAGGAGAGACTACTATCAAGACATGAGGGTATAATTTGGAGAAAAATATTTAAGGATTAAAAGGCACAATTAAAGGGCTGTAAAGGTAATTGCTTTAATTGCATAACAGCTTTCATTTGATACACTTTTCTTCGGTGCCCACAATTTTTTTACTAATAATCAAGCATTGGGAATATGTTTGTTATATTAATACACAAAAATTTGGATACAATCGGGTGTATCGTTACTATCGTATAATTGAATTGattcatatttaaaataatactgtATTATTTATACGGTTTGGATCAGAATACAAATTCGAATCAGGGTACGAGTTAGGGTTTAAGTGAGGGTGTAATTACTCGATTGTACGATACATCCGATTGTACCTAAGACCACCTCTATATTATTATATGTCATTATTTCAGAACTATTTGGATTACTTATTTTCTTTATagtatttattaaatttcatgCTTTAATATTTATTGACATACGCAATGTCCCTTTAGTaaagtttttaatttattttcgcGTATATTACGAAAGAAATGAGTAATATTAAAATCACAAACCATCAATTCATTAAGCACGGTGTAATCATTCCATTTAAATTCATCAATCTTTAATTTGGGTTTATATTCTATCTCAATTAAGCTTTATTAatctataatttaaaattttcaactataattaaatttaattagaacGTTTGCATCATGAagtaaatagtactccctccgtcccgctattcaagtcccattttcctttttgggttgtcccaccgataatgtcccgtttcctttttaggaaagTTTTAGgaactaattaatttctaattaaacacTATCCTAATTAATTCCCCcctctaaaccctaatttatctctctctctctctccacactcTCTTGCCTCCCCCTCTTCTCTACCCTTCGCCCCCCCCCCACCTCTGTCCTCTCGCCTTCCCCACCTGTAAATCGgcctcccccttccccctctgttccgccggcactggcgccggcgccgcctccccccTTCCCTCTCTGTTTCGCCTGCGTCGCCTTCCCTCTCCCCCCTCTGTTTCGCCAGCGTCGCCTCCCCCCTTTCCCTCTGTTTCGCCGGCGTCGCCTCCCCTCTGTGTACCGGCGCCTTTGAGCTTGTCCGCCCTCTCACCTCCGCCCTCCCACCTCTGCCCTCTTCGCCAAGGgctctgttttctttttttcttcagaaATTAGTGCTCGCCTCTGCCGCCCTCTCACCTCTTCGCCTTCGTCCTCCCACCTTCGCCACACAGAGGCGCCGCCCAAGCCTCCCTGTGTTTTTCTCTCCCCTCAGACGGTGGCAACTCACCACCACCGCCCTTCGCCGACACAGAGCCGCCATCCGCCCCCTTTGGACCGCCTCTCTCTCTGGTTTTagatttttgtttcttttctttcaatttttgtttctattttcGTTTCTTTCAACTCACCACCACCGCCCTTcgtttgctcacccctactgaTGAACGACAATTTGTGTAGAAaattttgtttcaaaaattGGGCAGATCTTGTGTAGAAAATTGTTGTTCATTAAATGGTTTCTGATTCACTGTTCTTGTGTAGAAAATTGTAGAAAATCGTTTCTCTCTCTGGGTTTCAATTTTGGTTTCTGAAAATCACTGTTCCGGCGGCTCTCAGAAATTCACTGTTCCGGCGGCTCCGGCGGCCCGCCACTGACGGCAGCAACAAATTGAAGAGGAGTCTGTTAACCATTCTTAAACTTAATTAACATATGTGGCCCTACAACTTTTTTTCCTAATACAACTTTtcttaatacccgtgccgaaaaaaaACGGGACAAGAAtatcgggacggagggagtaaaaatttTCAATGTGGTTTGAAGGGGGGCCTggttaattatataaaaatccaAGACATAATTCCATTGTAGTAGGCATGTTTTGTCTCATATATAACACACTTTTTGacctttgaaaattttctagtTGAATTTGGCTTTTTTAGCCTATGCAGTCACATCACCAGAAAATTTTATTAGTTGGTTGAATCTCTGAAACACAAACttttttggttttgtttgattttatttattcctgcatatattttcattttttagttgAATCAATGAGGTTGGTAGATGTTTTCtcttgagaaaataaaaataaatacaattgagtgaatttgaattttgaaaattataggTTTGAAATGAGGTATAATATGTGTGTGGCGGGTCAAATAAGTTTCTACGTGAGCCacctaaaaatttaaaatgagttaaaacaaatataaatttattgtttGATGCTGTAAAAAACTTATAAACATTTCTCTGAAAATAAAACTAATTGGCCTAAAGTTTTTTTCTACTATCCGCAATctttaccaattttttttaggaTAAATAACGTCAAAATCCACCTACTTTGGACGAATTATCATTTTTTTCCATAACTTTCAAATGTTAGtgcaaaatacataaattttgaattgagtCTAATTTTCTCCATGATGAAGTCTTCCGACCATACTTTTGCTGACTTGTAAGTAACGTGGCCTACTAATGCTAACTTtcaaacgacgtcgtttgatAAAATAGAGAAAACAACGTTATTTTAGTAAGTGATTTAATTAATAACCCTAATTTTCTCCTAATTTTTAGATTTGTTTCTTATTTTACTCTCATTTGCTCGCAAACACTAAAAAGAAGTCACTGTCTCATCCCTTTCTTGTGCAGCCGTTAGAATTGACGATGTACATAATCCTTGTTTATTGAAGGTAATCCTTCTTCTTGTCTAGGATAGAGGTGCAATTTATGAGAAAAATCATGCTCAATTgaaagtttatatattttacACTAACATTTGAAAGTCATGGGAAAAATGAGAATTCGCCCaaagttttaataaattatttttgccATAATTCTAATAAATTATTTCTGTTTCCAAAAAGGATATAATAAATCTTTTTCCTTGGATCCCACTTTGGAGAAAAGTTATTATGGGTAATATGTGAACATAATTTTGTTGGCTGCACGCAATACTCACAAAAAGGGCAATTGGTTTCATGATTTTGCATGCTCTATAAACTTTGTCTTTATCAATCAATAATTATAGCAACCCCACCATTTACGCTTATCTTTGCTCAAAACAAAAGCAACAAATGTGGCCATTTCTCTTCAAAATCCTAATTACATTATTTCATCCCAAAATATAATATTCATTTCAATCATGCGATGCACAATATAAGTATTTCCAAAATGGTGTAGTTTTAGCTCATATAAAATTTCTAATTCAAAGACACCGAATACAAACTCTAATTATGATGTATTTTCAATTTATGCATTACCAAATTGATTTATTACTTATTATGTTcacatatatattattgaaaattacatggagttgaaaaaaaaaatcaaatccccTATCTCTCTCGGAAAATAACCTCAATCACCCAAACAAAAAAAAGTTACTATTGAATTACTCATCGTAATTATGCAtacatttgattttttattttattttttgttaaaaagaAGTAAAGAACCtcatatattaaaatatgaaatatttttatttaccgTAAATGGGAAAATGCACACTTCCAAAATTACTTTTTAGAGTGAAACTGCCAACTATGTATGATGGAAAAGAAGACGACAGAGGAATCTTTCCTGTTTTGAATTtctcaaatatttataatttctcagcctcatttaaaaaaatttctccaattttTAAATATTCCATTGCAGACAGTTCCAGCACTTTAGCATGTGACTATTATTTTTCTCTGCAAATTCAAGCAAAGTCGATAGCGATAATTCAAATATTCGAGTATGGTGGTCTTCTCTTTagcaagaaaacaagaaaaaatctTTAAACCGTGATTCTAGTTCTCTGCTTTCTTACAGCCCCGAAAAATTTGCCCTCAATCTGCAACTCCACTTGTCCTTACCTTAAAAACAGTTGTTTCCTCCAACCTTAAAACTCCCACACGCAAAAGAAAAGGTTGTTTTTTCATCCCTAGAAAAATTGAAGTTCAACACGAAGGAAAATTGGGTTCTTGGATTCACCTCGTAAAGATTGGATCTTGGTATGTTTCTCACCTGCCCTTTTCGATTTTCCTGCTTTCGCTGTGTAAAGATTGGATTTTTGTTGAGGAGTCGGCTTTAGTGTGCGGAAAGATCTAGACTTTTTTTGAATCTAGTAGGAAAAAGGGCAAGATGAGGGattttccttcttgttttgGGGAGAATGGAGTTCAGGTTGCTGATGCTTCTTGTTCTAGTGTGAGTGGGACTAAACCCTCTCAAAATTCTGTGGCGTGTGTGTATAGATGTAAATTCTTTGGGAAATCTTGCTTGATTAGTATTGTTTGGAGCAAGAATTTGATGGGACAATGCCTAAGTGTTGAGATAGATGATGCATCTCATCAATTCTTATGCAAAGTAGATGTGAAGCCCTCTTTGTTCTCAAAGAGGAAAGGATCCAAGAATCTAGAAGTGAATTCGAGTAAAATTGAGATATTTTGGGATCTTTCTATGGCGAAATTCGGGTCCGGGCCGGAGCCGTTGCAGGGTTACTACATAGCAGTTGTGTTGAAAGGGGATATGGTTTTGCTAGTTGGGGATATGAGGAGAGAAGCATTCAAGAAAACTGGGGCAGTTGCTTCACTTTCTAGTGCAATGCTCATTTCCAAAAAAGAGCACATTTCTGGGAAAAGGGTCTATGGCACAAAGGCACAATTCTGTGACAATGGCCAGATTCATGACCTCAGAATCGAGTGTGACGCTAGCTGCAGCGATGATCCGTCTCTCTTAGTTCGCGTTGATGCCAAAACGGTTATGCAAGTGAAGCATCTGCAGTGGA
It contains:
- the LOC130991489 gene encoding uncharacterized protein LOC130991489, which produces MRDFPSCFGENGVQVADASCSSVSGTKPSQNSVACVYRCKFFGKSCLISIVWSKNLMGQCLSVEIDDASHQFLCKVDVKPSLFSKRKGSKNLEVNSSKIEIFWDLSMAKFGSGPEPLQGYYIAVVLKGDMVLLVGDMRREAFKKTGAVASLSSAMLISKKEHISGKRVYGTKAQFCDNGQIHDLRIECDASCSDDPSLLVRVDAKTVMQVKHLQWKFRGNHTIFVDGLPVEVFWDVHNWLFGPSLGNAVFMFQSSLSAEKMWSTGSPSMCDSPAFSWSCSESLRETSSNMTGLGFSLFLYAWKND